From Phaeocystidibacter marisrubri, the proteins below share one genomic window:
- the gcvH gene encoding glycine cleavage system protein GcvH encodes MNIPAELKYSKDHEWVRVEGDVAVVGITDFAQGELGDIVFVDIDQEGETLDAEEVFGSVEAVKTVSDLFMPISGEVVEVNEGLADEPEKVNADAYGEGWMVKIKFSDASEIDNLMSADEYKDHIGG; translated from the coding sequence ATGAATATTCCTGCTGAACTGAAGTATTCCAAAGACCATGAATGGGTACGCGTAGAAGGCGACGTAGCTGTTGTTGGTATTACCGATTTCGCTCAAGGTGAGCTTGGCGATATCGTTTTTGTTGATATCGATCAAGAAGGTGAGACCCTTGACGCCGAAGAGGTATTCGGTTCTGTTGAGGCTGTTAAAACCGTTTCTGACTTATTTATGCCCATTTCTGGTGAAGTGGTTGAAGTGAATGAGGGTCTTGCTGATGAGCCTGAAAAGGTAAATGCGGATGCTTACGGCGAAGGATGGATGGTGAAGATCAAGTTCTCAGATGCATCTGAAATTGACAACTTGATGTCTGCCGATGAATACAAAGACCATATTGGTGGATAA
- a CDS encoding VanZ family protein: MDKKSPILYYTPVISWGVFVLVMSLLPSRDLPDALIEVSDLFIHACIYVAWTMLACWGYVQVHQRMKQSAYMVILCCALVFGLGVEFAQKYLTDYRHFEWADILANSTGSIVGLGITFILSRRKK; this comes from the coding sequence GTGGATAAGAAATCCCCTATTTTATATTACACCCCAGTGATTAGCTGGGGTGTTTTTGTTTTGGTCATGAGCCTTCTTCCATCTCGTGACCTCCCTGATGCACTTATTGAAGTGAGTGATCTATTCATTCATGCATGTATTTACGTAGCGTGGACGATGCTGGCGTGCTGGGGTTATGTTCAAGTACACCAGAGAATGAAGCAATCGGCGTACATGGTTATACTCTGCTGCGCGCTTGTATTTGGATTGGGGGTGGAGTTCGCTCAAAAGTACCTCACTGATTATCGCCATTTTGAATGGGCAGATATCCTTGCCAATTCTACTGGATCCATTGTTGGATTGGGGATTACCTTCATCCTTTCCAGAAGAAAAAAATAA
- the sov gene encoding T9SS outer membrane translocon Sov/SprA produces the protein MRVPVAKPFLLAVVITPILLSFGWVNSSVDAVDLIIEDGRFALDTGDPDSLIYPIPENGDGGLYLNNPSNFREEVTYDPETGLYTIQKYIGSVPVGSPTILTQDQYKERAFGEIDAEYFPQRVQMSSRAESMGGGDDRESDGLIPEIRINSQTFADIFGGNTIEIRPQGTAEIRIGARYQKIENPIIPVRNQRTFAFDFDQRIQINITGKIGERLSLSTNYDTEATFAFENKMKLGFEGQEDDIIKNLEMGNVSLPVNSSLITGAQSLFGVKGKFQFGKTTVTTVFSEQRSQSQSISVQGGATQQEFEIWGDQYEANRHYFLSQYFRDHYEEWLASMPVVNSPVQITKVEIWVTNRRSVTEDVRNIVAFMDLGENQGDAYRDGNRPLGGPDIFPGSSSSQFPNNGANQLEPSALASAYPGVRDIGDANAVLNSAGFIEATEFVELTNARKLQPSQFKLDPQLGILSLNEALNQDEVLAVAFQYTAFGQTYQVGEFSNDGVNPPSTLILKMLKSTILDVKTPLWDLMMKNVYSLGAFQVSQEDFRLQVLYMNDETGTPVPYLPNSNLDDSLLLNVMSLDQLNYNNDPVPDGLFDFVEGRTINSQNGRIFFPVLEPFGERLSSNLTSQEAREKYVFQELYDSTRFRAQEQTQKNKYLLKGQYKSSSGSVIQLNAFNIPQGSVTVSAGGAKLTENQDYTVDYNLGQVRIINESILNSGVPINVSFENNSLFNFQTKTFAGATFDHKFSDNFNVGGALLHLRERPLTQKVNLGDEPIANTIWGLNTQYNTDAPFLTRMVDAIPFIDTKEPSSITFQGEFAHMIPGSPSGIKIGEDGATTYIDDFESSQTNIDIRGATSWLLASTPAGQPSLFPEGNLTQDLAYNYNRAKLAWYIIDPVFYQDNAQTPDNIRSDKNLISDHRTRQVPIKEVFPNTSLQQGTTVQNIATFDLAFYPEERGPYNYEVGPTNFSAGMGADGKLNDPDSRWAGVMRPLQVNNFEEQNIEFIQFWIMDPYAEDSVAADVGDLYFNLGSISEDILKDGRQSFENGLDPTGDISDLDSTVWGYTTQNQPIVDAFDNDPTARANQDVGLDGLRTEDERTWRYLNQPSYTERVESEFGAASVAYTKANADPSADNFGYYRGSSLDNANAGILRRYRDFNGTEGNSSIEQVDGYPAFATNLPDKEDVNRDLTLSKTETYFQYKVSMAEADLQTVGQNYITDIRYARNVKVPNSEVPREVKWIQFKIPIFEPDQTIGQIGDFRSIRFIRMFLKGFNRPVVLRFARLDLVRGEWRRYRFDLNVLNENVPIDGDGSTIFNVNAVNLEENGSRDPINYVLPPGIDRQVLFGTTSTVQANEQSLSLYTCGLEDGDARAVFRNLSMDMRMYGNLKMFAHAEAGGLNEILRDGDVNLFVRVGSDYNNNYYEYEIPLTVTQFGETDPDRIWPSSNDIDLDLDLFKEVKLERDQMMQGNPNFSRQTLYSVPRGRGSVSVLGSPNLGNVRTILIGIRNPKKRLNDPTDDGQDKCAEVWVNELRLTDFDNRGGWAANARMTAKLADFANVSLTGNYSSVGYGSLDQGPQERNQFEALSYNLQTNVEMGKFFNDDIALRIPVFFNLSEEWQNPMFNPLDPDIEFPTALENLETTAQRDSLKALSQDYTLRRDINLTNVRKDRSGSSTRRPQFYDIENFSVSYSFSEVYRRNVNTQLDRRVDHRGTLNYTFQTSAKPWKPLENVVTSEYLKLIRDFNFQWYPQRFSFRGDVVRSYQQLQMRNVDNPDPKFALPENWNKNFRMDRNYNVAWDLTERIKIDYTALQRVRFDELAGPISNPAAQEYLRNNLEDLGRPTNYHQTLQVTWQLPVDKIPYFEFVNASLRYTGDYDWQAISLIAREDTALNYGNTIQNSANWQANLNLNMSTLYNKFPFIKRLSQPAGGGNRRLGPVRRQLPGSGNAAAEDQADDDNKDGFGMKLARFGVGLLTMVKNVNGTYTINQGTLLPGYLPEPVFFGMSDVSGWSPGAAFALGWQVPVAEQMAELELADDPALTNDKYLTQRRGQPNRYTEMENTNLQVRGTIEPISDLRIDVNFTRTTGYNYNSVFRYIGTNPDDQVLRDAFGTGFQHLNPMSVNTYSISWLAWGSAFESSSDRESVAYNQFLENRFVLSGRLAEDYALQDPNYNPTFDPDSGYSGYSVFSQQAMIPAFISAYGGAPSDQIGMTLNELPKVPMPNWRLNYTGLMRLEWFKENFSSFALSSSYSSTLQVANYQTNLLRQQQLLENPNVNPRDLSGDFMPEFQVSQVSMTEAFRPLVGFNMRMKNNTTFKFDYNRDRNISMSLANQQITDTKGNEITVGAGYIIKDVKFNFITTGASRTPVNSNLELRVDLSIRDNVTVIRRIAVGQNQITAGQRLTTIKFTADYKISRRITAQLYYDQNIAVFKTSSAFPTNRIQTGISIRLSLAN, from the coding sequence TTGAGAGTACCCGTTGCAAAACCGTTCCTATTGGCTGTTGTGATCACGCCTATTCTCCTGTCGTTTGGATGGGTGAATTCTAGCGTTGATGCCGTTGATCTCATTATTGAAGATGGGCGATTTGCCCTTGATACAGGGGATCCAGATTCGCTGATATATCCCATTCCTGAAAATGGCGATGGCGGCTTGTACCTTAACAATCCTTCCAACTTTAGGGAAGAAGTGACCTATGATCCCGAAACAGGACTTTATACGATTCAGAAGTACATCGGTAGTGTTCCTGTTGGGTCTCCAACTATCCTAACTCAAGATCAATACAAAGAACGAGCGTTTGGAGAAATTGATGCTGAGTATTTTCCTCAGCGCGTTCAAATGTCTTCACGTGCTGAATCTATGGGAGGTGGAGACGATAGAGAGTCGGATGGTTTGATTCCTGAAATCCGAATCAATAGCCAAACTTTTGCTGACATCTTTGGAGGAAATACCATTGAAATTCGTCCGCAGGGTACTGCAGAAATCCGAATCGGTGCCCGATATCAAAAAATTGAAAACCCAATTATCCCTGTTCGAAATCAAAGAACCTTCGCGTTCGATTTCGATCAACGTATTCAAATCAATATCACGGGTAAAATTGGTGAACGCTTGTCGCTAAGTACAAACTATGATACTGAAGCCACCTTCGCTTTTGAGAATAAGATGAAGTTGGGCTTTGAAGGACAAGAAGACGATATTATTAAGAATCTGGAAATGGGTAACGTTTCCCTTCCAGTAAACAGTTCTCTCATCACTGGGGCGCAGAGTCTCTTCGGGGTGAAAGGCAAGTTCCAGTTTGGTAAAACAACGGTAACAACGGTTTTCTCAGAACAGCGCTCTCAATCCCAATCTATTAGCGTTCAGGGTGGGGCAACGCAACAAGAATTTGAAATTTGGGGCGATCAATACGAAGCGAACCGCCACTATTTCTTGAGCCAGTATTTCCGCGATCATTACGAAGAGTGGTTGGCTTCTATGCCGGTGGTTAACTCACCTGTTCAAATTACAAAGGTTGAAATCTGGGTAACCAACCGTAGATCGGTTACAGAAGACGTGCGAAACATTGTGGCTTTCATGGACCTTGGTGAAAATCAAGGAGACGCCTATCGTGATGGTAACCGACCACTTGGTGGACCGGATATTTTCCCAGGTTCGTCATCTAGCCAGTTTCCAAACAACGGAGCTAACCAATTGGAGCCATCTGCATTGGCAAGTGCCTATCCAGGCGTGCGCGATATTGGCGATGCGAATGCCGTTTTGAATTCTGCGGGCTTTATTGAAGCGACAGAATTCGTTGAGTTGACGAATGCTCGTAAACTTCAACCTTCGCAGTTTAAACTCGATCCTCAATTGGGTATCCTTTCCTTGAATGAGGCACTCAACCAAGATGAAGTCCTTGCTGTGGCCTTTCAATACACGGCTTTTGGTCAAACTTACCAAGTGGGGGAATTCTCGAACGACGGGGTGAACCCTCCAAGCACACTCATCTTGAAAATGTTGAAGAGTACCATCTTGGATGTGAAAACACCACTTTGGGACTTGATGATGAAGAACGTTTATTCACTCGGAGCCTTCCAAGTGTCTCAAGAGGATTTCCGCCTCCAGGTTCTTTACATGAACGATGAAACAGGAACCCCAGTTCCATATCTTCCGAATTCCAACTTGGATGACTCATTGCTTCTCAACGTAATGTCTCTCGACCAGTTGAACTACAACAACGACCCGGTTCCCGATGGTTTGTTTGACTTTGTGGAGGGAAGAACGATCAATTCACAGAACGGTCGGATTTTCTTCCCCGTATTGGAACCTTTTGGAGAACGATTGTCGAGTAACTTGACGTCTCAGGAAGCGAGGGAGAAGTATGTTTTCCAAGAGCTCTACGACAGTACGCGCTTTCGGGCTCAAGAGCAGACTCAAAAGAACAAGTATTTGCTGAAAGGTCAGTACAAGTCTTCTTCAGGTTCTGTTATCCAATTGAATGCTTTCAACATTCCTCAAGGATCGGTAACGGTTTCTGCGGGTGGTGCAAAACTAACCGAGAACCAAGACTATACGGTAGATTACAACCTCGGACAAGTTCGGATTATCAATGAGAGTATTCTCAATTCCGGTGTTCCTATCAATGTGAGTTTCGAGAATAACTCACTCTTTAATTTCCAGACGAAGACTTTCGCAGGGGCTACCTTCGATCATAAGTTCAGCGACAATTTCAATGTGGGAGGTGCTTTGCTCCACTTGCGTGAACGTCCACTGACTCAGAAAGTGAACTTGGGTGATGAGCCTATCGCCAACACTATCTGGGGGCTCAATACACAATACAATACTGACGCTCCTTTCTTGACAAGAATGGTAGATGCCATTCCATTCATCGATACCAAAGAGCCATCTTCCATTACTTTCCAAGGGGAATTCGCACACATGATTCCGGGATCTCCAAGTGGGATTAAGATTGGGGAAGATGGTGCAACAACGTACATCGATGACTTTGAAAGTAGTCAGACGAACATTGATATTAGAGGGGCCACAAGCTGGTTGCTCGCTTCAACCCCAGCTGGACAGCCAAGTCTATTTCCAGAGGGGAATCTCACACAAGACTTAGCTTACAACTACAATCGTGCTAAGCTAGCTTGGTATATCATCGATCCAGTTTTCTATCAGGACAATGCCCAAACGCCGGATAATATCCGAAGTGATAAGAACCTTATTTCAGATCACCGTACTCGTCAAGTTCCTATCAAGGAGGTATTCCCGAATACGAGTTTACAACAGGGTACAACGGTTCAGAATATCGCCACTTTCGATTTGGCTTTTTACCCAGAAGAACGCGGTCCATACAATTACGAAGTAGGTCCTACCAACTTCTCTGCAGGTATGGGTGCTGATGGTAAGTTGAATGATCCCGATTCTCGTTGGGCTGGGGTAATGCGACCGCTTCAGGTAAACAACTTCGAAGAACAAAATATCGAGTTTATCCAGTTTTGGATTATGGACCCTTATGCGGAAGATTCCGTTGCTGCAGATGTAGGGGATTTGTACTTCAATTTGGGTTCGATTTCTGAAGATATCCTCAAAGACGGAAGACAGAGTTTTGAGAACGGTCTAGATCCAACAGGAGATATTTCGGACCTAGATTCTACAGTTTGGGGGTATACGACACAGAATCAACCTATCGTAGATGCGTTTGATAACGATCCAACAGCTCGTGCTAATCAAGACGTTGGTCTGGATGGATTGAGAACTGAAGACGAAAGAACTTGGAGATACCTCAATCAGCCATCTTACACGGAACGAGTGGAAAGTGAATTTGGGGCTGCATCTGTTGCCTATACAAAAGCTAATGCCGATCCATCTGCTGACAACTTCGGCTACTACAGAGGGTCTTCACTCGATAATGCGAATGCAGGTATTCTGAGAAGATACCGCGACTTCAACGGTACAGAAGGCAACTCGAGCATCGAACAAGTAGATGGATATCCAGCCTTTGCTACCAACCTTCCAGATAAGGAGGATGTGAACCGTGATCTCACTTTGAGTAAAACGGAAACGTACTTCCAGTACAAAGTTTCCATGGCAGAGGCGGATTTACAAACGGTGGGTCAGAACTACATCACTGATATACGTTATGCTAGGAATGTGAAGGTGCCGAATAGTGAAGTGCCGCGAGAAGTGAAATGGATTCAATTCAAGATTCCAATTTTTGAACCTGATCAAACCATTGGTCAGATTGGTGACTTCCGCTCTATTCGCTTCATCCGTATGTTCTTGAAAGGCTTCAACCGTCCTGTTGTATTGCGTTTTGCGCGATTGGATTTGGTGAGAGGAGAATGGAGAAGATACCGATTCGACCTAAATGTGTTGAACGAAAACGTTCCTATTGATGGTGACGGTTCTACGATATTCAACGTGAATGCCGTGAACTTGGAAGAAAACGGAAGTAGAGATCCAATCAACTACGTTCTACCTCCGGGCATTGACCGTCAGGTGCTCTTTGGAACCACTTCTACCGTGCAGGCCAATGAACAGAGTTTGTCCCTTTACACTTGTGGTCTAGAAGATGGCGATGCGAGAGCGGTATTCCGCAACCTGTCTATGGACATGAGAATGTACGGTAACTTGAAGATGTTCGCTCACGCTGAAGCTGGAGGACTCAACGAGATTCTCCGCGATGGTGATGTCAACCTCTTCGTTCGAGTAGGTTCCGATTACAATAACAACTACTACGAGTACGAGATTCCTCTTACCGTAACACAGTTTGGCGAAACCGATCCAGATCGAATTTGGCCTTCTTCCAACGACATTGACCTCGATCTTGATTTGTTCAAAGAGGTGAAGTTGGAACGCGATCAGATGATGCAAGGAAACCCGAATTTCAGTCGTCAAACACTGTATTCTGTTCCAAGGGGTAGAGGTTCTGTGAGTGTATTGGGTAGTCCAAACCTCGGCAATGTTCGCACCATCCTTATCGGTATTCGAAATCCTAAAAAACGCCTCAATGATCCTACTGATGACGGTCAGGATAAGTGTGCGGAAGTTTGGGTGAACGAATTGCGCTTAACAGACTTCGACAACCGCGGAGGTTGGGCTGCAAACGCGAGAATGACCGCAAAGCTCGCGGACTTCGCGAATGTGTCGCTAACCGGTAACTACAGTTCTGTTGGGTATGGTAGTTTGGATCAAGGTCCTCAAGAGCGAAATCAGTTCGAAGCATTGAGCTACAACCTTCAGACGAATGTTGAAATGGGTAAGTTCTTCAATGACGATATCGCCCTTCGTATACCGGTGTTCTTCAACCTTAGTGAGGAGTGGCAGAATCCAATGTTCAACCCATTGGATCCAGACATTGAATTCCCAACTGCATTGGAGAATTTGGAGACTACCGCTCAGCGAGATTCACTTAAAGCCCTTTCTCAAGATTACACGTTACGCAGAGACATCAACTTGACGAACGTTCGAAAGGATCGATCGGGCTCCAGTACAAGACGTCCACAGTTCTATGATATTGAAAACTTCTCCGTGAGTTACAGCTTCTCTGAAGTGTATCGGAGAAATGTCAACACCCAATTGGATAGAAGGGTAGATCACCGAGGAACCTTGAACTATACCTTCCAAACCAGCGCGAAGCCTTGGAAGCCACTTGAGAATGTAGTGACTAGTGAGTATTTGAAATTGATTCGCGACTTCAACTTCCAGTGGTATCCACAGCGATTCTCGTTCCGAGGAGATGTGGTGCGTAGCTATCAGCAGCTACAGATGCGAAATGTGGACAACCCAGATCCGAAGTTTGCACTTCCTGAAAACTGGAACAAGAACTTCCGCATGGATCGGAACTACAACGTGGCTTGGGATCTAACCGAAAGAATTAAGATTGACTATACCGCTTTGCAGCGCGTGCGCTTTGACGAGCTAGCGGGCCCCATTAGCAATCCAGCTGCTCAAGAGTACCTGAGAAACAATCTTGAAGATTTAGGACGACCAACCAACTACCACCAAACCCTACAAGTTACGTGGCAGCTCCCGGTGGACAAGATTCCATACTTCGAGTTTGTCAATGCGAGTTTGAGATACACAGGTGATTACGATTGGCAGGCCATTTCACTGATTGCTCGAGAAGATACTGCATTGAATTACGGGAATACCATTCAAAACTCTGCGAACTGGCAGGCGAACTTGAATTTGAACATGTCTACATTGTACAACAAGTTTCCTTTCATCAAGAGGTTGAGTCAGCCTGCGGGTGGAGGTAATCGTAGACTTGGGCCGGTGAGAAGACAGTTGCCGGGATCGGGCAATGCAGCGGCCGAGGATCAAGCAGACGACGACAACAAGGATGGATTCGGAATGAAGCTCGCTCGATTTGGGGTAGGGCTACTCACCATGGTGAAGAACGTGAATGGTACGTATACCATCAACCAAGGTACCTTGTTGCCGGGGTATCTTCCAGAGCCGGTCTTCTTCGGTATGTCCGATGTCTCGGGATGGTCTCCAGGTGCTGCTTTTGCGTTGGGTTGGCAAGTGCCTGTTGCCGAACAAATGGCAGAATTGGAACTCGCAGATGATCCAGCACTCACCAATGATAAGTACCTCACGCAGCGCAGAGGTCAGCCGAACCGCTATACCGAAATGGAGAACACCAACCTTCAAGTGCGCGGTACAATCGAACCCATTTCTGACTTGCGAATTGATGTGAACTTCACACGGACGACGGGTTATAACTACAATTCTGTATTCCGATATATCGGTACTAATCCAGATGATCAAGTATTGAGAGACGCCTTCGGAACCGGTTTCCAGCATCTCAATCCTATGTCGGTAAACACCTACAGCATCTCTTGGTTGGCATGGGGAAGTGCATTTGAATCGAGTTCAGATCGTGAGTCGGTAGCGTACAACCAGTTCCTCGAAAACAGATTTGTGTTGTCGGGCAGATTGGCGGAAGATTACGCCCTACAGGATCCTAACTACAACCCAACCTTTGATCCCGATAGTGGATATTCAGGTTATAGTGTGTTCTCACAACAGGCCATGATTCCAGCCTTCATATCTGCCTATGGTGGTGCGCCATCTGATCAGATTGGTATGACTTTGAATGAGCTTCCAAAGGTTCCGATGCCTAACTGGAGATTGAATTACACTGGTCTGATGCGCTTGGAGTGGTTCAAGGAGAATTTCTCCAGTTTTGCCTTGAGTTCATCGTATAGCTCAACGCTACAAGTGGCAAATTATCAAACCAACTTGCTTCGTCAACAGCAATTGTTAGAGAATCCGAATGTAAACCCTAGAGATCTTTCGGGCGACTTCATGCCGGAATTCCAGGTGAGTCAGGTTTCCATGACTGAAGCTTTCCGACCGTTGGTGGGTTTCAACATGAGAATGAAGAACAACACCACGTTCAAGTTCGATTACAATCGCGATCGGAACATATCCATGAGCTTGGCCAACCAGCAAATCACAGATACCAAGGGCAATGAAATTACCGTTGGTGCGGGTTACATCATCAAGGATGTGAAGTTCAACTTTATCACTACTGGTGCTTCAAGAACTCCAGTGAATTCAAACCTAGAGTTGCGTGTTGATCTATCCATTCGGGATAATGTTACGGTGATACGAAGAATTGCAGTGGGGCAGAACCAGATTACCGCAGGGCAGAGGCTCACAACCATCAAGTTTACAGCCGACTATAAGATCTCTCGTAGAATCACAGCTCAGTTGTACTACGATCAGAATATCGCTGTCTTCAAAACGTCCAGTGCATTCCCTACCAATCGCATTCAAACGGGTATCAGTATTCGTTTGAGTTTGGCCAACTGA
- the cysQ gene encoding 3'(2'),5'-bisphosphate nucleotidase CysQ, which produces MNNDVAAIKAALLGGKAILEVYHREDTIQVLEKDDKSPLTEADTAANAEIVEILKDTQIPILSEEGKKNAYSERAEWKTLWVVDPLDGTKEFIKRNGEFTVNIARVIDGVPVFGVIYVPVQNTLYFGGTDLGGSYKVERIDSNTQFETLEELIKAATSLPEESKRPFTVVGSRSHMNEDTEKYITELKEKHGEVDMISVGSSLKICMVVEGKADEYPRFAPTMEWDTAAGHALVLGVGKTMVIPSSGESLQYNKEDLLNPYFLVR; this is translated from the coding sequence ATGAATAATGATGTAGCTGCTATCAAGGCAGCACTACTTGGAGGTAAGGCCATACTTGAAGTTTACCACCGTGAGGATACCATTCAAGTTTTAGAGAAGGATGATAAGTCGCCATTGACCGAAGCTGATACTGCCGCGAATGCGGAGATCGTGGAGATTCTAAAGGACACTCAAATTCCCATTCTAAGCGAAGAGGGAAAGAAGAATGCGTATTCCGAACGAGCTGAATGGAAAACGCTTTGGGTTGTTGATCCATTGGATGGAACGAAGGAGTTTATCAAACGCAATGGAGAGTTTACCGTCAACATCGCACGCGTCATTGATGGTGTTCCTGTTTTCGGTGTCATTTATGTTCCCGTTCAGAATACGCTATACTTCGGAGGAACTGATTTAGGTGGTTCTTACAAAGTGGAGCGAATTGATAGCAATACTCAGTTTGAGACATTAGAAGAGCTCATCAAAGCTGCTACATCACTGCCAGAAGAAAGCAAACGACCATTTACTGTGGTGGGAAGTCGTTCTCACATGAATGAGGATACGGAGAAATACATTACTGAGCTAAAAGAAAAGCACGGTGAGGTAGATATGATCTCTGTTGGATCATCTCTGAAGATATGTATGGTGGTGGAAGGCAAGGCCGATGAATACCCTCGTTTTGCACCCACCATGGAGTGGGATACTGCAGCGGGACACGCATTGGTGCTTGGAGTTGGAAAGACGATGGTGATCCCATCTTCAGGTGAATCCCTTCAATACAATAAAGAAGATCTACTCAATCCGTATTTCTTAGTTCGATAG
- the ruvA gene encoding Holliday junction branch migration protein RuvA produces the protein MYHHLRGRLVEKSPTFVVIECAGVGYHVHISLSTYAKLGADENVLLYTHLAVREDAHTLYGFAVKEEREIFRQLIGVSGVGANTARMILSSLQPEEVESAIRSENIGLLKGVKGIGAKTAQRIVVDLKDKVGLHLDSTSMAAVKSSREEAVAALEILGFSRVSVDKVVSAHLKEDANASVESIIKNALQKL, from the coding sequence ATGTATCACCATCTCAGAGGTCGCCTCGTAGAGAAGAGTCCCACATTTGTCGTTATTGAGTGTGCGGGTGTAGGGTATCATGTACATATTTCATTGAGTACCTATGCAAAATTGGGTGCGGATGAAAATGTGCTGCTGTATACCCATCTCGCTGTTCGAGAAGATGCGCATACTCTTTACGGTTTTGCCGTGAAGGAGGAACGCGAAATATTCCGCCAATTGATTGGTGTGTCTGGTGTAGGGGCGAATACAGCTAGAATGATTCTAAGCTCTCTCCAACCTGAAGAGGTTGAATCTGCCATCCGTTCGGAAAATATCGGACTGTTAAAAGGCGTTAAAGGCATCGGTGCTAAGACCGCTCAAAGAATCGTTGTCGATTTGAAAGACAAAGTGGGTCTGCATCTTGACAGTACATCTATGGCTGCCGTGAAGTCGAGTAGAGAAGAGGCTGTTGCAGCCTTGGAAATTTTAGGCTTCTCCCGCGTGTCCGTAGATAAAGTGGTGAGTGCGCATCTTAAAGAAGATGCCAATGCCTCGGTTGAATCGATTATTAAAAACGCCCTCCAGAAACTCTGA
- a CDS encoding T9SS type A sorting domain-containing protein: MKKIYTLGIALSLTLSSFVQAQSLSLVTMDTNTVANSSYLHEVKAHVTVTNNGPEATFEMARIYNGSVGIADSNYFCWDLCYGVGTDSSQFGGVTLANGARNSDFYIGWYIKGNNVTESDSVIYRYYNAADVNDYLDIVFHLSVAPSISIRESKAVTVNAYPNPAKDRLTVQVGNMDHGVVRLMNLAGMMVSQKNFTSNSTPVEMEVRTLPAGVYMLQVVNDGQILNTQRIVVSH, encoded by the coding sequence ATGAAGAAGATTTACACTTTAGGAATAGCGTTATCATTGACATTGAGCTCTTTTGTACAGGCTCAAAGCTTGTCTTTGGTAACCATGGATACCAATACCGTGGCTAATTCATCTTATTTACATGAAGTAAAGGCGCACGTTACTGTAACGAACAATGGTCCTGAAGCCACTTTCGAAATGGCTCGCATTTATAATGGTTCCGTTGGTATTGCCGACAGTAACTATTTCTGCTGGGATTTATGTTACGGCGTTGGTACCGATAGCTCTCAATTCGGTGGAGTTACTTTGGCAAACGGTGCTCGAAATTCAGATTTCTACATCGGTTGGTATATCAAAGGCAACAACGTTACCGAGAGTGATTCTGTTATCTACCGTTACTACAATGCGGCGGATGTGAATGATTACTTGGATATAGTTTTTCATTTGAGCGTTGCTCCGTCGATTTCTATCCGCGAATCAAAAGCGGTTACTGTGAACGCTTATCCTAACCCTGCCAAAGATCGCCTTACAGTTCAAGTGGGAAACATGGATCACGGAGTGGTTCGATTGATGAACTTGGCAGGTATGATGGTGTCTCAAAAGAATTTTACAAGCAATTCTACTCCCGTTGAAATGGAAGTAAGAACGCTTCCTGCTGGAGTTTACATGCTTCAAGTTGTAAACGACGGTCAAATTCTAAATACGCAAAGAATCGTTGTATCCCACTAG
- a CDS encoding energy transducer TonB, giving the protein MKSRKNFKADLESKRGLFRDIGLVLGLFAVYIMFAHKTYAPQVEALQVTATFDDEMIIPITERPQEPPPPPPEAPPEVLEIVENDVEIEEIEFESTEVTEDTEIALIDEIPEASDEIMTFVNVENKPVFPGCEDEPTEDAKFLCFQTQINNRLVREFEFPEMSRQMGSQGKVWIDFVIEKDGSVSNVTVARSSGDEYIDREAVRCVQQELPKFVPAKSGGRAVRMRYTVPINAKLQ; this is encoded by the coding sequence ATGAAATCGAGAAAAAACTTTAAAGCCGACTTAGAGAGCAAGCGTGGCCTCTTCCGCGACATAGGGTTAGTCCTAGGTTTGTTTGCGGTTTACATCATGTTTGCTCATAAGACGTACGCTCCTCAAGTAGAAGCGTTACAGGTCACTGCGACCTTCGACGATGAAATGATTATTCCGATTACGGAAAGACCGCAGGAGCCGCCTCCGCCGCCACCTGAAGCGCCGCCTGAAGTTTTGGAAATCGTTGAGAACGATGTGGAAATTGAAGAAATCGAGTTCGAAAGTACAGAGGTTACTGAAGATACTGAGATTGCTTTGATTGACGAAATTCCAGAGGCATCTGATGAAATTATGACCTTCGTAAACGTTGAAAACAAACCTGTTTTCCCTGGTTGCGAAGATGAACCGACCGAAGACGCTAAGTTCTTGTGTTTCCAAACACAGATTAACAATCGTCTTGTTCGTGAGTTTGAGTTCCCTGAAATGTCCCGTCAAATGGGTTCACAGGGTAAAGTTTGGATCGATTTCGTAATCGAGAAAGACGGATCTGTAAGTAATGTTACCGTAGCTCGTTCGAGTGGTGATGAGTATATCGATCGTGAAGCAGTTCGTTGTGTTCAACAAGAGTTGCCAAAGTTCGTGCCTGCTAAGTCGGGTGGTAGAGCTGTTCGTATGAGATATACTGTGCCTATCAACGCGAAGCTTCAGTAA